A genomic segment from Tessaracoccus defluvii encodes:
- a CDS encoding phage holin family protein has translation MKFLLRLVVTALATAVAVWIVPGITLTDTDRTSQALTLLGVAVIFGIVNAVVKPIMQVLSACLIVLTLGIFLLVINAAMLALTSWFAGVVGLGFHVDGFWAAVFGSVIISVVGALLGGLLGQGRREEA, from the coding sequence ATGAAGTTCCTCCTGCGCCTCGTCGTCACCGCCCTCGCGACCGCTGTCGCGGTGTGGATCGTGCCCGGCATCACCCTGACCGACACCGATCGCACCTCGCAGGCGCTGACCCTGCTCGGGGTCGCCGTGATCTTCGGCATCGTCAACGCCGTCGTCAAGCCGATCATGCAGGTGCTGAGCGCCTGCCTCATCGTGCTCACGCTCGGCATCTTCCTGCTCGTGATCAACGCGGCCATGCTCGCACTGACCTCGTGGTTCGCGGGCGTGGTGGGGCTCGGCTTCCACGTGGACGGCTTCTGGGCGGCCGTGTTCGGCTCGGTGATCATCTCGGTCGTGGGCGCCCTCCTCGGGGGCCTGCTCGGGCAGGGCCGGCGCGAGGAGGCGTGA
- a CDS encoding ABC transporter permease family protein: protein MLVLKDPTIQPLSVRLPAIAGSVDLGVFLASLAIATLIPVVLFLGFQRLFLSGAGMGGAVKG, encoded by the coding sequence ATGCTCGTGTTGAAGGACCCGACGATCCAGCCGCTGTCGGTCAGGCTCCCCGCGATCGCGGGATCGGTCGACCTCGGCGTCTTCCTGGCGTCGCTCGCGATCGCGACCCTGATCCCCGTCGTCCTCTTCCTCGGGTTCCAGCGACTCTTCCTCAGCGGGGCCGGGATGGGGGGCGCGGTCAAGGGCTAG
- a CDS encoding ABC transporter ATP-binding protein has protein sequence MLEVRNVSKTYTTGDFTQVALNDVSIAFRDNEFVAILGPSGSGKTTLLNVVGGLDHYDSGNLIIDGVETSRYKDRDWDTYRNNRIGFVFQSYNLIPHQSVLANVELALTLAGVSPGERRRRAVEALTEVGLADHIHKRPNQLSGGQMQRVAIARALVNDPEILLADEPTGALDSTTSVQIMGLLTSIARDRLVIMVTHNPELAEEYATRIVSLRDGVISEDTHPFEPTPAAASGRSPGRRTSMSFLTAIALSFNNLMTKKGRTLMTSFAGSIGIIGIAAILALANGVQAYIKGVEEDTLSMYPLSIQKQGFDVGSLLAASAGLMEERANGDRDGEVHEVDMVSSMFGGIGTNDLRSLRTWLDSGDAGLDDYVNAIEYSYDVTPQIFAADTADGPRQINPDNSLAALGFQAGEASSLMGRREAPTCSGSS, from the coding sequence GTGCTGGAGGTCAGGAACGTCTCGAAGACGTACACGACCGGCGACTTCACGCAGGTCGCCCTCAACGACGTCTCCATCGCCTTCCGCGACAACGAGTTCGTCGCCATCCTCGGCCCCTCCGGTTCGGGCAAGACCACTCTGCTGAACGTGGTCGGCGGCCTCGACCACTACGACTCGGGCAACCTGATCATCGACGGCGTGGAGACGTCCCGCTACAAGGACCGGGACTGGGACACCTACCGGAACAACCGGATCGGGTTCGTCTTCCAGAGCTACAACCTGATCCCGCACCAGAGCGTGCTCGCCAACGTCGAGCTCGCGCTCACCCTCGCCGGCGTCTCGCCGGGGGAGCGCCGCCGCCGCGCCGTCGAGGCGCTGACGGAGGTGGGCCTGGCGGACCACATCCACAAGCGGCCCAACCAGCTCTCCGGCGGCCAGATGCAGCGCGTGGCGATCGCCAGGGCCCTGGTCAACGATCCGGAGATCCTGCTCGCCGACGAGCCGACCGGTGCCCTCGACTCGACCACCAGCGTCCAGATCATGGGGCTCCTCACCAGCATCGCCCGGGACCGGCTGGTCATCATGGTCACGCACAACCCCGAACTCGCGGAGGAGTACGCGACCCGCATCGTCTCCCTCCGCGACGGTGTGATCTCGGAGGACACCCATCCCTTCGAACCTACGCCGGCGGCCGCGTCGGGCAGGTCCCCTGGGCGCCGGACCAGCATGTCGTTCCTGACGGCCATCGCCCTGTCGTTCAACAACCTCATGACGAAGAAGGGCCGCACACTGATGACGTCCTTCGCGGGCAGCATCGGCATCATCGGCATCGCCGCGATCCTCGCGCTCGCCAACGGGGTCCAGGCGTACATCAAGGGGGTCGAGGAGGACACCTTGTCGATGTACCCCCTGTCCATCCAGAAGCAGGGCTTCGACGTCGGCTCCCTGCTGGCCGCGTCCGCGGGCCTCATGGAGGAACGGGCGAACGGCGACCGCGACGGCGAGGTCCACGAGGTGGACATGGTCTCGAGCATGTTCGGCGGCATCGGCACCAACGACCTGCGCTCCCTGCGGACCTGGCTCGACAGCGGCGACGCCGGCCTCGACGACTACGTCAACGCCATCGAGTACTCCTACGACGTCACCCCACAGATCTTCGCCGCCGACACCGCTGACGGCCCCAGACAGATCAACCCGGACAACTCGCTCGCGGCCCTGGGGTTCCAGGCCGGGGAGGCGAGCA